In Candidatus Sulfotelmatobacter sp., a single window of DNA contains:
- a CDS encoding 3-oxoacyl-[acyl-carrier-protein] synthase III C-terminal domain-containing protein, with product MDEREHWMALERADGSPYASRFAGIGASIPERRLPTDELMASTRYQTDIDLEQLTGVRERHVVSVGEDSYTLALGAARDALAHAACAAEDLDMLIVSSISRHVGGMRLQLEPPVSVALKEALGARQAIGFDISNACAGMMTGVFILNDQIRQGRIRRGMVVSGEYISELGRNAAQEVRDVMSDQLASLTLGDAGAAAVLERAPAGAPGIEVAGFTTLSEHSRLCVAFPAKIGPGVTMHANAREIHRVAIENALPMLREVLDQAGLEFDQIDYLVPHQTSARAINKAMAEFSAGLGGAPKHVVITVDELGNTASTTHFVALHKYLEEGRFAEGDRILLLSLASGLEVGIVIFRVDQLAGCYGNHH from the coding sequence ATGGACGAGCGCGAGCATTGGATGGCGTTGGAGCGCGCCGACGGCTCGCCGTATGCGAGCCGGTTCGCTGGTATCGGGGCGTCGATCCCCGAGCGGCGGCTGCCCACCGACGAGCTGATGGCGAGCACGCGGTACCAGACGGACATCGACCTCGAGCAGCTGACCGGCGTGCGCGAGCGCCACGTGGTGAGCGTCGGCGAGGACTCCTACACGCTCGCGCTCGGCGCGGCGCGCGACGCGCTGGCGCACGCCGCGTGTGCCGCAGAGGACCTCGACATGCTGATCGTGTCGAGCATCAGCCGGCACGTCGGCGGCATGCGCCTGCAGCTCGAGCCGCCGGTCAGCGTGGCCCTCAAGGAGGCGCTTGGAGCCCGCCAGGCGATCGGCTTCGACATCTCCAACGCGTGCGCAGGGATGATGACGGGGGTCTTCATCCTCAATGACCAGATCCGCCAGGGCCGGATCCGGCGCGGGATGGTGGTCAGCGGCGAGTACATCTCCGAACTGGGCCGTAACGCCGCCCAGGAGGTACGCGACGTGATGAGCGACCAGCTCGCCTCGCTGACGCTCGGCGACGCCGGAGCCGCGGCGGTCCTCGAGCGCGCGCCGGCGGGCGCGCCGGGGATAGAGGTGGCCGGCTTCACGACGCTGTCCGAGCACAGCCGCCTGTGCGTGGCGTTCCCGGCGAAGATCGGTCCCGGCGTGACCATGCACGCGAACGCCCGGGAGATCCACCGGGTCGCCATCGAGAACGCGCTGCCGATGCTGCGCGAAGTGCTCGACCAGGCGGGCCTCGAGTTCGACCAGATCGACTACCTGGTCCCCCACCAGACGTCCGCGCGAGCGATCAACAAGGCGATGGCCGAGTTCTCCGCGGGCCTCGGCGGGGCACCCAAGCACGTGGTGATCACGGTGGATGAGCTGGGGAACACGGCGTCGACGACGCACTTCGTCGCGCTGCACAAGTACCTCGAAGAGGGCCGCTTCGCCGAGGGCGACCGGATCCTGCTCCTGTCGCTTGCCTCGGGCCTCGAGGTGGGCATCGTCATCTTCCGAGTGGATCAGCTGGCGGGGTGCTATGGGAACCATCATTGA